In the genome of Mycobacteriales bacterium, the window AGGTCCTTGAGGCCGCCGAGCAGCTTGCCCATCGGCGTCCGCGCGCCGCTGACGATCACGGATCCGGGCACCGCAGGACCTCCCGCACGTCGATGTGTGTCCCCACAGCCACCGTACCGCCGGTCCGTACGGGTGGGTTACGGTCGGGCTGTGTTCCTGCGCATAGACCACGTCGGCATCGCGGTCCCCGACCTTGACGCCGCGATCGCCTGGTATGGCGAGACGTTCGGGCTGGCCAGCGTGCACGAGGAGGTCAACGAGGAGCAGGGCGTCCGGGAGGCGATGCTCGCCGTCGGCGACGGCACGACCCGGATCCAGCTGCTCGCCCCGCTGCGGCCGGACTCGGCCATCGCGAAGTTCCTGGACCGCAGCGGGCCCGGCATCCAGCAGGTCGCGTACACGGTCGAGGACGTGGAGAAGGTGTCCGCGGAGCTGCGCGGCAAGGG includes:
- the mce gene encoding methylmalonyl-CoA epimerase → MFLRIDHVGIAVPDLDAAIAWYGETFGLASVHEEVNEEQGVREAMLAVGDGTTRIQLLAPLRPDSAIAKFLDRSGPGIQQVAYTVEDVEKVSAELRGKGLRLLYDTARRGTANSRVNFLHPTDAGGVLVELVQPADPSSH